A single Bacillota bacterium DNA region contains:
- a CDS encoding 4Fe-4S binding protein, which translates to MAYVISDECISCGTCEPECPVSCISSGDDKYVIDESACIECGTCASVCPVSAPQPK; encoded by the coding sequence ATGGCATATGTAATTTCTGATGAATGCATCAGTTGTGGAACATGTGAGCCGGAATGCCCGGTGAGCTGCATATCTTCCGGTGACGATAAATACGTTATCGATGAGAGCGCTTGTATCGAATGCGGTACTTGTGCTTCTGTATGTCCGGTATCTGCGCCACAACCTAAATAA